One genomic window of Azospirillum thermophilum includes the following:
- a CDS encoding glycosyltransferase family 2 protein yields the protein MDGVVAGAGVSVLIAAHRAHGTIVRAVESLMAQSWGAWEAVIASDDGTDYRATLLAAGLDDPRLVFTGTGRIGAGAPAARNAALRASRLPLVAPLDADDRFAPDRLALLAPLAARHGAAADNVAVVRDSDGRPLSTLFPETGGTGWLDADAFLRTSVPMFPVVRRDLDPLWEEDVTFCDDVVFNVRVLDRAGRMALVRRPLYEYRQREGSITFSADSGDRAERCYRHVLARLEGDGLGIADPGLRARFAAAIAAKRALNAAFEEAFRAGRCANFQEFLALRPQPAAEGVV from the coding sequence ATGGACGGGGTTGTTGCCGGCGCGGGGGTTTCCGTCCTGATCGCCGCCCACCGGGCGCACGGCACCATCGTCCGCGCGGTGGAAAGCCTGATGGCGCAGAGCTGGGGTGCATGGGAAGCGGTGATCGCCAGCGACGACGGCACCGACTACCGCGCGACGCTGCTGGCCGCGGGACTCGACGATCCGCGGCTGGTGTTCACCGGCACCGGCCGCATCGGCGCCGGGGCGCCGGCCGCCCGCAACGCCGCGCTTCGCGCCTCACGCCTGCCGCTGGTCGCTCCGCTCGACGCCGACGACCGCTTCGCGCCGGACCGCCTCGCCCTGCTGGCGCCGCTCGCCGCCCGGCACGGCGCCGCGGCGGACAATGTCGCGGTGGTGCGCGACAGCGACGGCCGGCCGCTCTCCACCCTGTTCCCGGAAACCGGGGGCACCGGCTGGCTGGACGCCGACGCGTTCCTGCGAACCTCCGTCCCGATGTTCCCGGTGGTTCGCCGCGACCTCGACCCGCTGTGGGAGGAGGATGTGACTTTCTGCGACGACGTGGTGTTCAACGTCCGCGTCCTCGACCGCGCCGGCCGCATGGCGCTGGTCCGCCGGCCGCTCTACGAGTACCGGCAGCGCGAGGGATCCATCACCTTCTCCGCCGACAGCGGCGACCGGGCGGAACGCTGCTACCGCCATGTGCTGGCCCGGCTGGAGGGCGACGGGCTGGGCATCGCCGATCCGGGCCTGCGCGCCCGCTTCGCCGCGGCGATCGCGGCCAAGCGGGCGCTGAACGCTGCCTTCGAGGAGGCCTTCCGCGCCGGCCGCTGCGCGAACTTCCAGGAGTTCCTGGCGCTGCGGCCGCAGCCGGCGGCGGAAGGCGTGGTCTAG
- a CDS encoding calcium-binding protein, with the protein MAVEYVYGSNGSDRIFRGRGSQWIFGRDGNDTLGGGNGSDTVEGGSGHDVLYGGDDASRDLLIGGTGNDSFWVNGPEDGIIEERGQGTDTVHARSSWILGRNLENLVLQEAGATANGSATGNELANRITGNSGSNRIDGLAGNDTLLGLDGRDTMWGGAGNDWLYGGTGNDLMGGGSGSDRLFGGAGNDTLYAGDDASSDTLAGGLGNDVYWINGTAPDRIDALRDTVQEGAGGGTDTVYIKGSGWLAANVERMIAQEQDPGSRSLLIGNGLSNGIRGNSGANSLAGGGGDDTLDGMAGNDTLLGQSGDDVLLGRDGTDSLTGGSGDDLLMGGDGDDVLTAHDLFQYGNAGRDTLIGGRGDDRIDGGGTPTRWDAVDFGDPGDLFLFSKEVGGFGTDELTGFNDENDRIVFSRYGRDDLAGAVTVTSLGALPNNPGTVQWAADFSFRDGSSLHVTGVSIGAPAFTEGRDYVFAGSDTSGAGGLPLPLSGGGVPF; encoded by the coding sequence ATGGCAGTCGAATACGTCTACGGGTCCAATGGCAGTGACCGGATCTTCCGTGGCCGCGGCTCGCAATGGATTTTCGGCCGCGACGGCAACGACACGCTGGGCGGCGGCAACGGATCGGATACGGTGGAGGGCGGTTCGGGCCACGACGTCCTTTATGGCGGCGACGACGCCAGCCGGGACCTGCTGATCGGCGGAACCGGGAACGACAGCTTCTGGGTCAACGGCCCGGAGGACGGCATCATCGAGGAGCGGGGCCAGGGCACCGACACGGTCCATGCCCGGTCCTCCTGGATACTCGGCCGGAACCTGGAAAACCTGGTGCTGCAGGAGGCCGGGGCCACCGCCAACGGCAGCGCCACCGGCAACGAGCTGGCCAACCGCATCACCGGCAACAGCGGCAGCAACCGCATCGACGGGTTGGCGGGAAACGACACGCTGCTCGGCCTCGACGGCCGGGACACCATGTGGGGCGGCGCCGGCAACGACTGGCTCTATGGCGGGACGGGCAACGACCTGATGGGCGGGGGGAGCGGCAGCGACCGGCTGTTCGGCGGAGCGGGCAACGACACGCTCTATGCCGGCGACGACGCCAGCTCCGACACGCTGGCCGGCGGCCTCGGCAACGACGTCTACTGGATCAACGGCACCGCTCCCGACCGCATCGACGCCCTGCGCGACACGGTCCAGGAGGGCGCCGGCGGCGGGACCGACACCGTCTACATCAAGGGCAGCGGGTGGCTGGCCGCCAATGTCGAGCGGATGATCGCGCAGGAGCAGGATCCGGGATCCCGCTCGCTGCTCATCGGAAACGGGCTGTCCAACGGGATCAGGGGGAATTCCGGCGCCAACTCGCTCGCCGGCGGCGGTGGGGACGATACGCTGGACGGCATGGCGGGCAACGACACGCTGCTCGGGCAGTCGGGCGACGATGTGCTGCTGGGCCGCGACGGGACCGATTCGCTGACCGGCGGTTCGGGCGACGACCTGCTGATGGGCGGCGACGGCGACGACGTGCTGACGGCGCACGACCTCTTCCAGTACGGCAACGCCGGCCGCGATACGCTGATCGGCGGACGGGGCGACGACCGGATCGACGGCGGCGGCACGCCGACGCGATGGGATGCGGTCGACTTCGGCGACCCCGGCGACCTGTTCCTCTTCAGCAAGGAGGTGGGAGGGTTCGGCACCGACGAGCTGACCGGGTTCAACGACGAGAACGACCGGATCGTCTTCAGCCGATACGGCCGCGACGACCTCGCCGGGGCGGTGACGGTGACCAGCCTCGGTGCGCTGCCCAACAATCCCGGCACCGTGCAGTGGGCCGCCGATTTCAGCTTCAGGGACGGCTCCTCCCTGCATGTCACCGGCGTTTCGATCGGCGCCCCGGCCTTCACCGAAGGGCGCGACTATGTCTTCGCCGGCAGCGACACGTCGGGGGCGGGCGGGCTTCCCCTGCCGCTCTCCGGAGGCGGGGTGCCCTTCTAG
- a CDS encoding MG2 domain-containing protein, whose protein sequence is MARLLAFLLVVLVASFPVRAEYVPAGLGNEAGAYADSLRAKAPPQPNPQQRADALKQARTALQQGNAAAAVPKFEQAITLGAVAPSVWLELSNAWMALPTPNKERALQAARLAYIADGKDEDRVAALWRMGDLLDGAFGRPGDAAMVLRDIQTMAPRLDKALLEARAPGLDARVLALRQKAGLSLRSVRVNPDDESPRVCFTFSDPLSSKRGLRFDDFLRIEPQAQVAVETRDRDLCLRGFAHGNGYAVTLRQGLPGEDGVLLKADETQRIRIPDRTAMAAFRGSAFILPRSGADGIPVVSVNTEKLNVAVYRIADRNLVPGSHDGRLFNPLTGSAAEALAEQHGELVWKGTLETKGERNKENTTALPFRQAVGDTPKAGLYVVTAEPADVEPADEWSDLATQWVVVSDIGLTSFRGADGITVFARSYGTAKPMPGVEVALVARNNAELARVTTDQLGRAKFPAGVVRNRGGNTPDMAMAYAGADFAMLDLTSAAFDLSDRGVGGRAAPGPMDAFVYTDRGVYRQGETVNLGILLRDDKTDAVENFPLTVKVLRPSGTEYYSGLAPAHPAGGFFLPLSLSKTAPLGGWQVLVYTDPKGEPVGRASFQVEDFVPLKLALEVAPSAPILTLGQPFEVVASGRFLYGPPAAGLDGTAEVALQPDPLPYPQFKDYRFGLVQEQIDSRLETLEFPTTDAEGKSHIAVALPGLPDTSRPLRAEIRVTLAEPGGRPARKSVTVPVRSKSYAIGLRPQFRDGHIGEGQEAAFDLVALAPDGTPVAKQTLTWELVEERVTFQWYRQNGRVNYSAVTRDMPITSGTVTVGADKPAVLSVGKRDFGRYRLEVTDKASGVATSIRFSSGWSIAEDAGNTPDKLEVTTDKQAYKPGETARLKITPPFAGEVLLTVATDRLFDVRTLSVPAGGTTVEVKVDSAWGPGAYVTATAFRPPVKGKERQPVRAIGLAWLGIDPAVRTLDVALDAPAVIRPRGPVEVGVKVAAAGGGSLDEAYVTLAAVDEGILRLTDFVSPQPGKHFFGKRMLGLDIRDDYGRLLDALDGPFGALRQGGDASGAGLPVVPFTVVSLFKGPVKVGADGTARISFDIPDFNGELRLMAVAYSRSRVGSAAQPLTVRDTLVADAITPRFLAPGDDSRVTLNLHNVEAAEGAYAVTVEGRDAVTVEGGQMSVPLAKGERKTLVLPLKGVAAGIGRIALSVKGPDGLSLSHEYGITVRPARPVETQFVTSQVGPGEQVRFDGAQLASFVPGTGGLSVSYSTTPPFDVAGILRSLDRYPYGCAEQTISRALPLLVVRDVELAIGADRKPDDGLESRVQQAVARTLDRQRFDGSFGLWSAYDSTDAWLTAYATEFLIRAKEKGNPVPDKPLADALAWLRQRAIASASEPGELAVRAYALHVLALGGISLPGPARYLHDTALEQLPTPLAKGQLGAALARMGDLERANSAFDSAVGRLARNEWYADYGSTTRDAAALIVLASEVNMLGNRLPALLDRLPASATAANRTNTQEKSWAVLAADTLLRGSPTPVEVALPGGVKRSGKRVDLTPTPAQLSGGLPVTNNGKAAIWQAVSVSGVPSSPAPAAREGLRIKRYFFKKDGSPVNLDEIRQNDVFLVVMEGESTTKLYHQLVVTHPLPAGWEIENPRFGAGEPATSNG, encoded by the coding sequence ATGGCCCGGTTGCTGGCGTTCCTCCTCGTCGTCCTCGTCGCATCCTTCCCGGTGCGGGCGGAGTATGTGCCGGCCGGCCTCGGCAACGAGGCCGGGGCCTATGCCGACAGCCTGCGCGCCAAGGCGCCGCCGCAGCCCAACCCGCAGCAGCGGGCGGACGCGCTGAAGCAGGCGCGGACCGCGCTGCAGCAGGGCAACGCCGCCGCCGCGGTGCCGAAGTTCGAGCAGGCGATCACGCTGGGCGCCGTCGCCCCCTCGGTCTGGCTGGAGCTGAGCAACGCCTGGATGGCTCTGCCGACGCCGAACAAGGAGCGCGCGCTGCAGGCCGCCCGCCTCGCCTATATCGCCGACGGCAAGGACGAGGACCGGGTGGCCGCCCTGTGGCGGATGGGCGACCTGCTCGACGGCGCCTTCGGCCGGCCGGGCGACGCGGCCATGGTGCTGCGCGACATCCAGACGATGGCGCCGCGCCTGGACAAGGCCCTGCTGGAGGCCCGCGCGCCGGGGCTGGACGCCCGCGTGCTGGCGCTGCGCCAGAAGGCGGGGCTGTCGCTGCGCTCGGTCCGCGTCAACCCGGACGACGAGTCGCCGCGGGTCTGCTTCACCTTCTCCGACCCGCTGAGCAGCAAGCGCGGGCTGCGCTTCGACGACTTCCTGCGCATCGAGCCGCAGGCCCAGGTGGCGGTGGAGACGCGCGACCGCGACCTCTGCCTGCGCGGCTTCGCCCACGGCAACGGCTATGCGGTGACCCTGCGCCAGGGGCTGCCGGGCGAGGACGGGGTGCTGCTGAAGGCCGACGAGACGCAGCGCATCCGCATTCCCGACCGCACGGCCATGGCGGCCTTCCGCGGCTCCGCCTTCATCCTGCCGCGCAGCGGGGCGGACGGCATCCCGGTCGTCAGCGTCAACACCGAGAAGCTGAACGTCGCGGTCTACCGCATCGCCGACCGCAACCTCGTCCCCGGCTCGCATGACGGCCGTCTGTTCAACCCGCTGACCGGCAGCGCCGCCGAGGCGCTGGCCGAGCAGCATGGCGAGCTGGTGTGGAAGGGCACGCTGGAGACCAAGGGCGAGCGCAACAAGGAGAACACCACGGCGCTGCCCTTCCGCCAAGCGGTGGGCGACACGCCGAAGGCCGGGCTCTACGTCGTCACGGCGGAGCCGGCGGACGTCGAGCCGGCGGACGAATGGTCCGACCTCGCCACGCAATGGGTCGTGGTGTCGGACATCGGTCTCACCAGCTTCCGCGGGGCGGACGGCATCACCGTCTTCGCGCGGTCCTACGGGACGGCCAAGCCGATGCCGGGGGTCGAGGTGGCGCTGGTCGCCCGCAACAACGCGGAGCTGGCGCGCGTGACCACCGACCAGCTCGGCCGGGCGAAGTTCCCGGCGGGAGTCGTGCGCAACCGCGGCGGCAACACGCCGGACATGGCGATGGCCTATGCCGGCGCCGATTTCGCCATGCTGGACCTGACCAGCGCCGCCTTCGACCTGTCGGACCGCGGGGTCGGCGGGAGGGCGGCCCCCGGTCCGATGGACGCCTTCGTCTATACCGACCGTGGCGTCTACCGGCAGGGCGAGACGGTCAACCTCGGCATCCTGCTGCGCGACGACAAGACGGACGCGGTGGAGAACTTCCCGCTGACCGTCAAGGTGCTGCGGCCGAGCGGGACCGAGTATTATTCCGGTCTTGCTCCGGCCCATCCGGCGGGCGGCTTCTTCCTGCCGCTCAGCCTGTCGAAGACGGCGCCGCTCGGCGGCTGGCAGGTGCTGGTCTATACCGATCCGAAGGGCGAGCCGGTCGGCCGCGCCAGCTTCCAGGTCGAGGATTTCGTGCCGCTGAAGCTGGCGCTGGAGGTGGCCCCCTCCGCCCCGATCCTGACGCTCGGCCAGCCCTTCGAGGTGGTGGCGAGCGGCCGCTTCCTCTACGGCCCGCCGGCCGCCGGGCTGGACGGCACGGCGGAGGTGGCGCTGCAGCCGGACCCGCTGCCCTACCCGCAGTTCAAGGACTACCGCTTCGGTCTCGTCCAGGAGCAGATCGACAGCCGGCTGGAGACGCTGGAGTTCCCGACGACCGACGCCGAGGGCAAGTCGCACATCGCGGTCGCCCTGCCGGGCCTGCCGGACACCAGCAGGCCGCTGCGCGCGGAAATCCGCGTGACGCTGGCCGAGCCGGGCGGGCGTCCGGCGCGCAAGTCGGTGACCGTGCCGGTGCGCAGCAAGTCCTACGCCATCGGCCTGCGCCCGCAGTTCCGCGACGGCCATATCGGCGAAGGGCAGGAGGCGGCCTTCGACCTCGTCGCCCTGGCGCCGGACGGCACGCCGGTCGCCAAGCAGACCCTGACCTGGGAGCTGGTCGAGGAGCGCGTCACCTTCCAGTGGTACCGGCAGAACGGCCGGGTGAACTACAGCGCCGTGACGCGCGACATGCCGATCACCTCCGGCACCGTGACGGTGGGTGCCGACAAGCCGGCGGTCCTGTCGGTCGGCAAGCGCGACTTCGGCCGTTACCGGCTGGAGGTGACGGACAAGGCGTCGGGGGTCGCGACCTCCATCCGCTTCTCGTCGGGCTGGTCGATCGCCGAGGATGCCGGCAACACGCCGGACAAGCTGGAGGTCACCACCGACAAGCAGGCCTACAAGCCGGGCGAGACGGCGCGGCTGAAGATCACGCCGCCCTTTGCGGGGGAAGTGCTGCTGACCGTCGCCACCGACCGGTTGTTCGACGTCCGCACCCTGTCGGTGCCGGCCGGCGGGACGACGGTCGAGGTCAAGGTGGACTCCGCCTGGGGGCCGGGCGCCTATGTCACCGCCACCGCCTTCCGCCCGCCGGTCAAGGGCAAGGAGCGGCAGCCGGTGCGCGCCATCGGCCTCGCCTGGCTCGGCATCGATCCGGCGGTGCGCACGCTCGACGTCGCGCTGGACGCGCCGGCGGTGATCCGGCCGCGCGGCCCGGTCGAGGTCGGCGTGAAGGTTGCGGCGGCCGGCGGCGGTTCGCTGGACGAGGCCTATGTGACGCTGGCGGCGGTCGACGAGGGCATCCTGCGCCTGACCGACTTCGTCAGCCCGCAGCCGGGCAAGCATTTCTTCGGCAAGCGGATGCTCGGGCTCGACATCCGCGACGATTACGGCCGGCTGCTCGACGCGCTCGACGGGCCGTTCGGCGCGCTGCGCCAGGGCGGCGACGCCAGCGGCGCCGGGCTGCCGGTGGTGCCCTTCACCGTCGTGTCGCTGTTCAAGGGGCCGGTCAAGGTCGGCGCCGACGGGACGGCGCGCATCAGCTTCGACATTCCCGACTTCAACGGCGAGCTGCGGCTGATGGCGGTGGCCTACAGCCGCAGCCGGGTCGGCTCCGCCGCGCAGCCGCTGACCGTGCGCGACACGCTGGTGGCCGACGCCATCACGCCGCGCTTCCTGGCGCCGGGCGACGACAGCCGCGTGACGCTCAACCTCCACAATGTCGAGGCCGCCGAGGGCGCCTATGCCGTGACGGTGGAAGGCCGCGACGCGGTGACGGTGGAGGGCGGGCAGATGTCGGTCCCGCTGGCGAAGGGCGAGCGCAAGACGCTGGTCCTGCCGCTGAAGGGGGTTGCCGCCGGCATCGGCCGCATCGCCCTGTCGGTGAAGGGGCCGGACGGGCTGTCGCTGTCGCACGAGTACGGCATCACGGTGCGCCCGGCGCGGCCGGTCGAGACGCAGTTCGTCACCAGCCAGGTCGGGCCGGGCGAGCAGGTTCGCTTCGACGGGGCGCAGCTCGCCAGCTTCGTGCCGGGCACCGGCGGACTGTCGGTCAGCTACAGCACGACGCCGCCCTTCGACGTGGCGGGGATCCTGCGGTCGCTCGACCGCTATCCCTACGGCTGTGCCGAGCAGACGATCAGCCGCGCCCTGCCGCTGCTGGTGGTGCGCGACGTCGAGCTGGCGATCGGCGCCGACCGCAAGCCCGACGACGGGCTGGAGAGCCGGGTGCAGCAGGCGGTCGCCCGCACGCTGGACCGCCAGCGCTTCGACGGCAGCTTCGGCCTGTGGAGCGCCTATGACTCGACGGACGCCTGGCTGACCGCCTATGCGACGGAGTTCCTGATCCGCGCCAAGGAGAAGGGCAACCCGGTGCCCGACAAGCCGCTGGCCGACGCGCTCGCCTGGCTGCGCCAGCGCGCCATCGCCAGCGCGTCCGAGCCGGGAGAGCTGGCCGTGCGCGCCTATGCCCTGCATGTGCTGGCGCTCGGCGGCATCTCGCTGCCCGGCCCGGCGCGCTACCTGCACGACACGGCGCTGGAGCAGCTTCCGACGCCGCTCGCCAAGGGGCAGCTCGGCGCGGCGCTCGCCCGCATGGGCGACCTGGAGCGGGCGAACAGCGCCTTCGACTCCGCGGTCGGCCGGCTGGCGCGCAACGAGTGGTACGCCGACTATGGTTCGACCACCCGCGACGCGGCGGCGCTGATCGTTCTGGCCTCGGAGGTCAACATGCTGGGCAACCGGCTGCCGGCCCTGCTCGATCGCCTGCCGGCCTCGGCCACGGCGGCCAACCGGACCAACACGCAGGAGAAGTCCTGGGCGGTGCTGGCGGCCGACACGCTGCTGCGCGGCAGCCCGACCCCGGTCGAGGTGGCGCTGCCGGGCGGCGTCAAGCGCAGCGGCAAGCGGGTGGACCTGACGCCGACGCCGGCGCAGCTTTCCGGCGGCCTGCCGGTGACCAACAACGGCAAGGCGGCGATCTGGCAGGCGGTATCGGTCTCCGGCGTGCCGAGTTCGCCGGCGCCGGCGGCGCGCGAGGGGCTGCGCATCAAGCGCTACTTCTTCAAGAAGGACGGCAGCCCGGTGAACCTGGACGAGATCCGCCAGAACGACGTGTTCCTGGTGGTGATGGAAGGTGAGTCGACGACGAAGCTCTATCACCAGCTCGTCGTGACGCATCCGCTGCCGGCCGGCTGGGAGATTGAGAACCCGCGCTTCGGCGCCGGGGAACCAGCGACTTCGAATGGCTGA
- a CDS encoding alpha/beta fold hydrolase, which yields MHAIPADPSRSLLGHLRVGSGPRPVVVLHEWLADHRNYAAMTGWLDGGRFTWILADLRGYGLSRDLPGDFTAAEASADVLRLMDGLGHRRFDLVGHSMSGMIAQRVALDAPERVGRLVLISPVPPSGFRADAATLDRMAALIHDDVAAREAIAARTGHRYGAVWLDRKLALLRSSARPEAMRGYLRMFTGTDFAAQAAGLPLPILALLGEHDIEPYREPRIRAALEPLYPALAVRVCREAGHYMMLEAPVFTASSIDAALDAAGPPEGDTP from the coding sequence ATGCACGCCATCCCCGCCGATCCCTCCCGCTCCCTCCTCGGCCATCTGCGCGTCGGCTCCGGCCCGCGGCCGGTGGTGGTCCTGCATGAATGGCTGGCCGACCACCGCAATTACGCGGCGATGACTGGGTGGCTGGACGGTGGGCGCTTCACCTGGATCCTCGCCGACCTGCGCGGCTACGGCCTGTCGCGCGATCTTCCCGGCGACTTCACCGCGGCGGAGGCCTCGGCCGACGTGCTGCGGCTGATGGACGGGCTGGGGCACCGGCGCTTCGACCTCGTCGGCCATTCCATGTCCGGCATGATCGCCCAGCGCGTCGCGCTCGACGCGCCGGAGCGGGTCGGCCGCCTCGTCCTGATCTCCCCCGTGCCGCCCTCCGGCTTCCGGGCCGACGCGGCGACGCTCGACCGCATGGCGGCGCTGATCCACGACGATGTGGCGGCGCGCGAGGCCATCGCCGCGCGCACCGGCCACCGCTACGGCGCGGTCTGGCTCGACCGCAAGCTCGCCCTGCTGCGCAGCTCGGCCCGGCCTGAAGCGATGCGCGGCTATCTGCGCATGTTCACCGGCACCGACTTCGCGGCGCAGGCGGCCGGCCTTCCCCTGCCGATCCTGGCCCTGCTGGGCGAGCACGACATCGAGCCCTACCGCGAGCCCCGCATCCGCGCGGCGCTGGAGCCGCTCTATCCCGCCCTGGCCGTCCGGGTCTGCCGCGAGGCCGGCCACTACATGATGTTGGAGGCGCCGGTCTTCACCGCCTCGTCCATCGATGCCGCCCTCGACGCAGCCGGCCCCCCCGAAGGAGACACGCCATGA
- a CDS encoding phosphodiesterase, which produces MLIAQISDLHVTARGTRPFPAADTNQRLAATVAHLNAMTPRPDLVLITGDLINGPAEGEYEAVLEGLEPLEIPFRVLPGNHDDRAGLRRAFGDRGWLPMEGQFLHYAVEEFPVRVLMLDSVIPGSPVGALCPARLAWIAARLAEQPDRPTLVALHHPPFPIGMQFLDTMRCIEGAEELGAMLRRHGKVLGVVCGHIHRQATVNWGGLTGFVAPSSAYVIAFDLAPKPPYRWTEEPPAVALHLHRPDVGLVTHLSPVGDFPGKAFK; this is translated from the coding sequence ATGCTGATCGCGCAAATCTCGGACCTGCACGTCACCGCCAGGGGCACCCGCCCGTTCCCGGCGGCGGACACCAACCAGCGTCTGGCGGCCACCGTCGCCCATCTGAACGCGATGACCCCGCGGCCCGACCTGGTGCTGATCACCGGCGACCTGATCAACGGGCCGGCCGAGGGCGAGTACGAGGCGGTGCTGGAAGGGCTGGAGCCGCTGGAGATCCCGTTCCGCGTGCTGCCCGGCAACCATGACGACCGCGCCGGGTTGCGCCGGGCCTTCGGCGATCGCGGCTGGCTGCCGATGGAGGGCCAGTTCCTGCATTATGCGGTGGAGGAGTTCCCCGTCCGCGTCCTGATGCTCGATTCGGTGATCCCCGGGTCGCCGGTCGGCGCGCTCTGCCCGGCCCGGCTCGCCTGGATCGCGGCGCGGCTGGCCGAACAGCCCGACCGGCCGACGCTGGTCGCCCTGCACCATCCCCCCTTCCCCATCGGGATGCAGTTCCTCGACACCATGCGCTGCATCGAGGGGGCGGAGGAGCTGGGGGCCATGCTGCGCCGGCACGGCAAGGTGCTGGGCGTGGTCTGCGGCCACATCCACCGGCAGGCGACGGTGAACTGGGGTGGACTGACCGGCTTCGTCGCCCCGTCCTCCGCCTACGTCATCGCGTTCGACCTCGCGCCGAAGCCGCCCTACCGCTGGACGGAGGAGCCGCCGGCGGTGGCCCTGCACCTCCATCGCCCCGATGTCGGGCTGGTCACCCACCTGAGCCCGGTCGGCGACTTCCCCGGAAAGGCCTTCAAATAA
- a CDS encoding MFS transporter, with the protein MTGTVIETRENHWDAKRRSIAALALAQVLALSLWFSGTAVVPALRAEAGLTDFQAAAFTSAVQIGFVAGTLVSALLGLADRLDPRRLFMASALVAGAANAALLLVDPAGMVALALRFVTGACMAGIYPVGMKIAASWARGDLGLLVGLLVGALSVGSASPHLIGALGGVGWRSTIAFTSLLAGLSALVAASVSLGPNAAAPRRFVLATAWEVWSVPSLRLVNLGYLGHMWELYALWAWVGVFLQASFAHSLPPGDAAFWAKCATFAVVAVGGIGCVLAGLMADRIGRTAVTAGALAISGSCALLAGTSFGAAPALTTALCLVWGASAVADSAQFSAAATELAVPQHLGTILTAQVCGGFTLTLLSIHLLPELAAAAGWSVAPAVLALGPAVGIWAMLRLRGRPEAKRLAGGRR; encoded by the coding sequence ATGACCGGCACGGTGATCGAGACGCGGGAGAATCACTGGGACGCCAAGCGCCGCTCGATCGCCGCCCTTGCACTGGCGCAGGTCCTGGCGCTCAGCCTGTGGTTCTCCGGCACGGCGGTGGTCCCGGCGCTGCGGGCCGAGGCCGGGCTGACCGACTTCCAGGCCGCCGCCTTCACCAGCGCCGTGCAGATCGGCTTCGTCGCCGGCACCCTGGTCAGCGCCCTGCTCGGGCTTGCCGACCGGCTCGACCCGCGGCGGCTCTTCATGGCCTCGGCCCTGGTGGCCGGGGCGGCCAACGCAGCACTGCTTCTGGTCGATCCGGCCGGCATGGTGGCGCTGGCCCTGCGCTTCGTCACCGGCGCCTGCATGGCCGGCATCTATCCCGTCGGCATGAAGATCGCGGCGAGCTGGGCGCGCGGCGACCTCGGCCTGCTGGTCGGGCTGCTGGTCGGCGCCCTGTCGGTGGGGTCGGCGTCGCCGCACCTGATCGGCGCGCTCGGCGGGGTCGGCTGGCGCTCCACCATCGCCTTCACCTCGCTGCTTGCCGGGCTTTCGGCCCTGGTCGCCGCCTCCGTGTCGCTCGGCCCCAATGCCGCGGCCCCCCGGCGCTTCGTGCTCGCCACGGCGTGGGAGGTGTGGAGCGTCCCCAGCCTGCGCCTCGTCAATCTCGGCTACCTCGGCCACATGTGGGAGCTGTACGCCCTGTGGGCCTGGGTCGGCGTGTTCCTCCAGGCCAGTTTCGCGCACAGCCTGCCACCGGGCGACGCCGCCTTCTGGGCGAAATGCGCGACCTTCGCCGTGGTCGCCGTCGGCGGCATCGGCTGCGTGCTGGCCGGGCTGATGGCCGACCGGATCGGCCGGACGGCGGTGACCGCCGGGGCGCTGGCGATCAGCGGCTCCTGCGCCCTGCTGGCCGGAACCAGCTTCGGCGCCGCCCCGGCGCTGACCACCGCCCTCTGCCTCGTCTGGGGGGCGAGCGCCGTCGCGGACTCCGCCCAGTTCTCCGCCGCCGCCACCGAACTGGCGGTCCCGCAGCATCTCGGCACCATCCTCACCGCCCAGGTCTGCGGCGGCTTCACGCTGACGCTGCTGTCGATCCATCTGCTGCCGGAGCTTGCCGCGGCGGCCGGCTGGTCCGTCGCCCCGGCCGTCCTCGCCCTCGGCCCGGCGGTCGGCATCTGGGCCATGCTCCGCCTGCGCGGCCGGCCGGAGGCGAAACGGCTGGCCGGCGGACGGCGCTGA